One Salvia splendens isolate huo1 unplaced genomic scaffold, SspV2 ctg696, whole genome shotgun sequence genomic window carries:
- the LOC121790985 gene encoding protein FAR1-RELATED SEQUENCE 5-like translates to MENSTREIHQHLDGVGRTPTNSAVEDGSSSTNNEEASIGSILDDLQYQGGTLFDTDSDLELEEESNSVEVSQLPDCPSELKPYIGQIFLTLDDAIEFYNKCARYVGFVTRKHGSKKKGDHVTWLYVVCSREGQRKMKMQGHESKRRRSSRKYFCKAKIAFKFCKGIGYVVNQFDEIHNHDMVELRHKRFMRFNRNIDLLHQKFILDCASANIGPTLTFKLLNEVLAGLDYVGCTVVEVRNYRRDLRAYTSGADAQMVLNGMSRKKENCPAFTYDFKVNSKDRLAHLFWCDPIAKKNFHLYGDIVSLAQPIQLIGSSRRVVNGQIPAANAAVP, encoded by the exons ATGGAGAATTCCACACGTGAAATTCACCAGCATCTCGATGGAGTAGGGAGAACACCGACAAATTCTGCGGTTGAAGATGGATCTTCATCGACCAATAATGAAGAAGCTAGTATTGGATCAATTCTGGATGATCTACAATATCAAGGAGGCACTCTATTCGATACAGATTCAGATTTAGAGTTAGAAGAAGAAAGTAACTCAGTTGaag TGTCACAATTACCTGATTGTCCATCCGAGCTGAAGCCTTACATTGGACAGATTTTTCTTACACTTGATGATGCTATTGAGTTCTATAATAAGTGTGCACGATATGTTGGGTTTGTCACTCGTAAACATGGATCAAAAAAGAAGGGGGATCATGTCACATGGTTGTATGTTGTGTGCAGTAGAGAAGGTCAGAGGAAAATGAAAATGCAAGGGCATGAGTCAAAGCGTAGACGTTCTTCTAGGAAGTATTTTTGCAAGGCTAAAATTGCTTTTAAgttttgtaaaggaattggtTATGTTGTCAATCAATTTGATGAAATACATAATCATGATATGGTGGAGTTACGCCATAAGCGATTCATGAGGTTTAATCGCAACATTGACCTATTGCATCAGAAATTTATACTAGATTGTGCAAGTGCAAACATAGGCCCTACATTGACTTTTAAGTTGCTGAATGAAGTTCTTGCTGGGCTGGATTATGTTGGTTGCACGGTTGTAGAAGTTAGAAACTATAGGCGCGACTTGAGAGCATATACTAGTGGGGCAGATGCACAAATGGTACTTAATGGGATGAGCCGAAAGAAAGAGAATTGTCCAGCATTCACCTATGATTTTAAGGTGAACTCTAAGGATAGGCTCGCTCATCTTTTCTGGTGTGATCCCATTGCTAAGAAGAATTTCCATCTCTACGGTGATATAGTATCGTTGGCACAACCTATTCAACTAATAG GGTCATCGCGGCGGGTGGTCAACGGACAGATACCGGCGGCGAATGCTGCAGTTCCG